Part of the Kamptonema formosum PCC 6407 genome, TAGTTGGTAATTGGTAATTGGTAATTGGTAATCGCTAATTGGTAATCGCTAATCGCTAATTACCCATCTCCCCCATCTCCCCCATCTCCCCCATCCTCCCCATCTCCCCCATCCTCCCCATCTCCCCCATCCTCCCCATCTCCCCCATCTCCCCATCTTCCCTCTATGGATTCCCAATCCCTAATTCCCAATTTACTACAAATTTCTAACCTTTGCCAAAATAGCCAAATTGGTAAAAAATTGCCCACCGCTCTTTACGTCCACATTTCAGCTTTAAAAGCTCTCGATCCTCAACTCAAACTATACGAAAGCTGCGCCAGCAGTAAGATAGATTGTACCGATAAAACTACGCTGATTAAATTTCATACTAATAAACCTAAAATTTCCTATCTTTTTTACCCTGACTTCGATCTAGATCCTCATCCAACCTTGCACACTAGCATTCAAGTAGATTTAGAAACTGGAGAAATTAACTATAAAGATTATACCAAAATTGATAATCCTCCTATCCTTCATCGTAAGGAAACTTTTGTTACTCCTGACTACCCTCACTATCAGAAGTTTGCCGAACTTACGAAATCAGAAGAAGCATTAGGTCTTCTAAAAAATACCAGTACTATTGGTACTCGCCAAGGGTGGCTTGATTTATTAGAAAAGCAAGGTGTAGAAATACAACTAGATCACTCAGTTGTTGAATTTGATCGAGGCGAAGATGAAGATAATTACCAATTTCCTCTTCCCAAGATAGAGCGTCATAAAGCTGCGATGAGCCGGCATTCTTTATCTAAACCAGTGCGTTTGTCCCTAGAAGCAAACTTATTTACAGAAGGCTCAACTTTTTTTGATTATGGTTGCGGATATGGCGGTGATGTTAAACGAATTGCTGAGAAAAATTTTGCTGCTGTTGGGTGGGACCCGTATTATCAGCCGGATACTTCCCACATTTCTGCTGATATTGTCAATCTTGGTTATGTGATTAATGTGATTGAAGATTTAGGGGAACGGCGAGAGGCTTTACTCAATGCTTGGACGCTAACTAAAAAAATATTAATCGTTGCTGCTCAGGTACTTATTGATGATAGAAACAAATGTCAAATTGCTTACGGTGATGGAGTAATTACTTCCCGGAATACTTTTCAGAAATATTACGAGCAGGAAGAACTAAAAGTTTATATTGACCAAGTTCTAAATGTTGATTCAATTCCTGTTGCTTTAGGTATTTACTTTGTTTTTCGCGATGAATCTGAAGCTCAAAATTTTCGTGCTTCTCGCTTTAGATCCCGTGTTAGCACTCCGAGAATTTGCGTTCAAGTTAAGCGATTTGAAGACTACGAAGAAGTGCTTGCACCTTTAATGGCTTTTGTGAGCGATCGCGGCCGTCTTCCCGTGAAAGGTGAATTGTCTGAAGAGTCAATTATTAAAGAGGAGTTTAAAAATTTTCACCGTGCTTTTCAAGTTATTTTACAAGCCACTGATGGTGAAGAATGGGAAGTAATTGCTGATAAACGCCGCCAAGATTTGTTAGTTTATATCGCTTTGAGTAATTTAGGCGATCGCCCTCAATTTCGCAAATTTCCCACTCAGATTAAGAATGATATTAAGGGTTTATTTGATAATTATCAAAAAGCTTGCGTGCTGGCAGATTTAATGCTTTATAGTTTAGGAAGTTCTACCATAATTTCTGATATTTGTCAAGATAGTGCTATTGGTTACAAAGTTTCTAAATCTCTCTCAGTTCACATTTCAGCATTAGAAGAACTAGATCCTTTGCTACGCCTATATGAAGGTTGTGCTAACCGGACAATTGGCCGATTAGATGGTGCAACAGTTATTAAGTTTCATACTAATACACCGAAAATTTCCTATTTATTTTATCCCGAATTTGATACAGATCCGCATCCAGCTTTAGACACTGCTATGCACATTGATTTACGCGACCTTTCGGTGAGCTACGAAGAGTATTTTAGCTCTCGCAATCCTCCGATCCTGCATCGTAAGGAAACTTTTGTTACTCCTAATTATCCGCTGTATGATAAGTTTGCTCAACTTAGCCGCCAAGAGGAATATTTGGGCATTTTAGATGATATTAGTGGAATTAAAACTCGTCGAAATTGGGTGAAATTCCTCCAAGAATATGGGGTAAAAATTAAAGATCATTCTGTTTTTTGGCGTTCGGATGCTGACCCAGAGCGGGTTAAATTTTTGAAGGAAAAGATCCGAGAACGGCTCAAAAAAAGTAAAACAGTTAATTCTTAACTGTTAATCAGGACTTACGCACCCAACCAAAGAAACCGGGTTTCTTAATCAAGATTTTGGTGGGGATGCCAAGATTATCAAAGAAACCCGGTTTCTACAATTTGGTGGATCGCAATAATATCAGTTTTTGTATAATCAATTTAATTAAACTTGGGAAAAATTCGGATCGAAGCCAGAGGACAATTGCGCTCTTGCCTTTACCCAATGTTCAATTCCTTTTTTAGTCGGCGTACCGATAGCTGTAAATGTCCAAATATCTCCTTTGTGCTGAGGCCCATAACTAATATGAATTGGTCTATCTGCTCCATAAAAGTAGAGGGAATCAAAAGGCAACCTTTGCGAAATAATCCACTCCACAAGCTCATTGCTCGATAAATCCCTAATAAAAAAATCACAAGCTGCTCCTAATCTCGGACAATAATATTGACCATTTTTATTGAGTTCATAAGCGATATGCTGGTCAATTTTAGGAGCGACTCGACCATTTTTAATGCCCGTAATCGGATCTTTCTTTTCTAGATATTTTTTTAGATCGGCAGAACAAAATCCATAAGTTAGCTGAAACCTATCTTTACCAAAGCAATCAATGACGGGATCGATAATAAAATTGTTTAAATCTTTAATTGCCTGGATAGTGGCGGCTGAATTTTGAGGGAACGGATTAATTTTATCGGCATAGTGGCGATAAGTATTGGTACAAGTACAAAACTCATGAAGACTTAGATATTTTCCGAGTTTTACATCGTCCATAGTTATTTGACTCCTTTGTGAACTAAAATATAATAGGGATATAATTAAAGCGTCGCCGTGAGAATACTTACTTATGAGCAACCCAAAAGTCAAAGGAATCGCCAGCGAATTGCAAACCCAGGCTGCAATACTAGGTGGATTCGTTGCCCTGATGTGGATTATAGAAATTGTTGACTGGTTTTTGCTAGGAGGGCGGCTAAATGCTTACGGAGTCCGTCCTTGGAGTATGGTAGGGCTTCGCGGCATCTTATTTATGCCTTTCCTGCACGCGAATTTTGCTCACTTAGCAGCAAATACCCTCCCTTTTATTACTTTCGGATGGTTGATTATGCTGCAAGAAACCAGTGATTTCTTTCTGGTTAGTGCGGTGACGATGCTGGTAAGTGGACTTGGGGTTTGGCTAACAGGTGCGCCTTATTCTGTTCATATTGGAGCTAGCGGGTTAATCTTTGGTTATTTTGGTTTCTTGCTATTAAGGGGATTTTTTGAACGTAGCTTTATGTCGATAGCTTTATCTCTATTTGTTGGTTTTCTTTACGGAGGTTTAATCTGGGGAGTTTTGCCTTCACAACCAGGGGTTTCTTGGCAAGGGCATCTTTTTGGATTTGTTGGTGGTGTGCTTGCTGCTCAACTTTTGGGACGGCGAAAGTTGAGCAACCGCCAAGGCGGTTAGGGGCTAGGGGCTAGGGGCTAGGGGCTAGGGGAAGAGAGGGGAGATGGGGGAGAGGGGGAGGATGGGGAAGATGGGGGAGAGGGGAGGATGGGCAGGGCGGTTTCATTCTCGAATTTTAGCAGAGCTAAAATTCTGAATGNNNNNNNNNNNNNNNNNNNNNNNNNNNNNNNNNNNNNNNNNNNNNNNNNNNNNNNNNNNNNNNNNNNNNNNNNNNNNNNNNNNNNNNNNNNNNNNNNNNNGGGGAGATGGGGGAGGATGGGGGAGATGGGGGAGAGGGGGAGGGATTATAACAATTCAGCACTTATGCACCCAACCAAAGAAACTCGGTTTTTTGATGAAAATACTTCGCCGGAACCCACAGATTCTCTCAAAAACCTGGTTTCTGGGACTTACTGCGTAAGTTCTAATTGCTAATTGCTAATTGCTAATTGCTAATTGCTAATCGCTAATTACCCATCTCCCCCATCCTCCCCATCTCCCCCATCCTCTCCATCTCCCCCATCCTCCCCCTCTCTTACCCTAGTCCTGAGCATCGTAGCCCCTGGCCCCTACCTAGTTGTCCTCAGACAATATCCTTTGCAAATAAGTGGCTACCACCTGTGGATACTCAACCATTGCCAAATGCCCACAATCGGGAATTTGCATTACATTCTCGCCACATCCAGCAAATAGCCAGTGAAAACTAGCCAAATGTAAAACATATTTTGGTTCCATAATTGGATCGCGATCGCCTGTAATAAAATAAACAGGCTGCTTCAATCGCGCTACAATTTGCGGCAAAAGGTGTACTTCCGCCTCAGTAGTAGAATCCAATAGCGCCCCTAAAGCCGCCTGGGGATGGGCCGCTGCAAAATCAATTAACCGCTGACGACCCCAAAAACGCGCGATCGCATTTACCACACTCATTCGCGCAAACATTAGATCCATTAGCGGTAGATAAGACAGCCACAGCGGCCGCCACCTCACCAACTGCTGGCCCACTGACCGAAATCGCTCAAACTCCTCCTTCAGGTAAATCCCGCCGCCAGAATTGACGCAGACTACCCCCTTAACTTGCTGCGGGGACAAATCAGCGGCCCAAAGAGCGATCGCACCCCCCAGGGAATGCCCAACCAGCCAAGCACTAGAAATATCTAACTTTTCGAGTAAAACCGCCAAATCCTCAGCATAGGCCGCAGGACTATAGCTCAAATTAGCAGGCGCTTCAAACCCCCGGCTGGGTTCAGATTCCCCAAACCCTCGCAAATCGTAGCAAAGGCACTGATAATCAGATGCCAGCAAATCGATCAACGGTTGCCAATAGTGACGGCTTAAAAGCCAACCATGCAGAAATACTAAAACGTGGGGAGATCCAGTGGGAGCCGTCAAACAGTAAGAGTGGCGAACCCCCAAAATATCAATGGTTGCCATCTTTCTATCCTAATCCCAAATTGGCATCAGCAGAAAAATAGAAGAAGGGGCTAGGGGCTAGGGGCTAGGGGCTAGGGNNNNNNNNNNNNNNNNNNNNNNNNNNNNNNNNNNNNNNNNNNNNNNNNNNNNNNNNNNNNNNNNNNNNNNNNNNNNNNNNNNNNNNNNNNNNNNNNNNNNGGGAAGATGGGGGAGAGGAAGAAGGGAAGATGGGGAAGATAATTATTAGTGGAAAATTTATGGTAGGCTGCTGTACCAACAACCGTCAGGTAGAGGAATACCGCCGAGGGAGTGAATGCGATCGCGCCACATTAAGTAAGCCCACGCCATTCCTAGAGATTGGCGATCGCGATCGAAGACTTCAATCTCTTGACGCTGATATTCGTTTTTTTCAGGGGGGCGGAGGCGATCGTAGTCTTCCAGGCGATCGAGCTCCTCTAAAATACTACTGTCAGTGAATGTGAGGACAAAGCCATACACAGTACCAACACCCGCAGTCATGGCAGGATAGCCTAGTGATAAAGCAAAAAGCTGACCGATCGCGATCGCCCCTTCAGCAGCCACAACCTTCCCCTCGCAGTAGCGCAGATAATTGCATTCCCCCGGCTTGAGAGTGCCATACACAAAGACTTTCATTAGATCCCATTTTCTTGAGCAACGACACAAACTGAGGCTCAAAAGCCTATCCGGTCTAGATTCTATAAATTTTTAATCTCAAACCCCAAATCCCAAATCCCTCGACCGGGGCTTAACCCCTGGTTTTTGTTAACATAGATGACTAGATTAATAGTCTAAGTGTTGTAAATTATTACGCACGAATGCGACTGCAATTTTAAATTAAGTTGTTTACCCCTTTTTCCGTTCATGGTTCTAGCAGTTAGTGTTATAGCTTCCGCACTCCCGCCTTTACATCTGAGTTCTTTTTTGCCATCCCTGCCACTGGATAGCTTGTTTTCGACTCAAGGCATTATGGTGATGCTTCTGGCTGCTTATGCAGTGGCGATGTGGATGTTTCTCACCAGTGCTCCCAAAGTTCACACGATCATGGTATCGGATCTCGCCCACGCCCGACAGTTCTATGAAGGTATCCTAGACCTACCAGTGGCAGAGGTTCCCCTCCACTACTACTACAACTACGAGCAAACTTTGGGGTCTACTGGCATTGACCCGCTCTACCTGTCCCCAAATGTGGGCAGAGCAGCCACAGCTTCAGCATCGGGGAACCCAGATGGTCTGTGGTATCAGTTAATGAAGAATACACAGTTACACATCATCAGCGGGGCGGGTTTGGGGCAGAAAAATCGCCAGCGGCACGTTTGTTTTGACCGCGACTGTTTGGAGCAAGTGTTGATGCGGGTACAAATGCAGGGTATTAAGTATAAGATTCGTCGCGAAAAACCGTTGAATTTCTTGGTTAAGGATTTAGATGGTCGCGTGATTGAAATGGCTGAGGTGGATAATTAGGCGGGTATTATAGTCAAGGGTCAAATAAAGAAACCGGGTTTCTGTGAAAAATTATTGTTTTCTCAATAAAATATTTATGAAGAAACCCGGTTTCTGGCGATCTAGAATTCTACTTGATAGTTTCTTTGGCTTTCTCTTCAACGTTAGATGCTTCTATTCCTTTCTTGTAAGGAATTTTTGCGACTAAAGATTTGAAAGTAGAGAGAAACACAGAATTCTTTGAGGGGAAAAATGAGCAATGTCAAGGGATTAATTGTGACGATGATGTTACGATGATCCGATTGAGCTTTTTTGACTATTTGCTTAGCTACCCAGTTTGCGGACATGATGCCGATGGGATTGAGATTGCTTTTAAAGGGGCCTAAAATTAGTTTGCGGATGACGCAGGGAGCGTCTAGGCGGCGCAATGTTACTAAGTCTCCCAAGGCACGTTTGCTAAGTTCGTAGAGGGGGCTAACTGCTGGAATTACTTCAGCTTCTGAGGTATTTACCCAGATTTCTTTACGTGCCATGTCTTCGTTTGTGCGGACGGTGGTGAGGAATAATTCGATTAGTCTGACTGCTGAGAAGGTGTTGATTTCGTAGGAGTTCGCGATCGCGTCTTTTGTTCTGTCGCCGTGTACGTTGATGCCGTGATTGATGACGAGAATATCAACTTTTTCTAGCAATTCTCCTAAGTCGGACTCTTGACTTATTTGCCAATTTATAGTATTTACAGGCAACTCTTCACCGTCTAGATTCAAGCTTAGGGTTTGCGTTCCCGATGTGAGGGCGATGACTTTGGCTCCCGCTTTGTGGAGTTGCGTCAAGAGTTCGCGACCTAGCGTTCCAGAGGCCCCAGTGACGGCGATGGTTTTGCCTTTAAGGGAAAGTGCTGTACCCATGAGTTTGTCTAGTAGGGTAATTGTACCGCAATAGTAAGCATTTTGGTTGTCGAAGTGGTGCCGCCAGTGATAGGGACGGTTGACTAACCAGCTAGAGGGTGGGGTGAGGAAGTCGCCGGGTTGATGGGTTAAGTCGGTGAGTTCGCCTGCACCTTTGAGGCCCCAGCCACGCGCGATCGCACTTAGCAAGAAACCTAATGTGTAGGTACAACCGACGAGAGCCCAGGGGTGAAAGTTTGGGGTAGCGATGTAGGCTACACCCCATAACAGTAAGCAACTGAACAGCATTACTAAGGCTTCAGGCACGTCATTACGCCAATGAGCTTGTTGGTAAATGCGATCGTTGACGGGGGTTAAATTGGGCCGAAAGACGCGGTGATGCCATACGTGCAGCCGATAGAGGGGGGGGTAAATATGGGCCAGGAAGTGGTAAAGGTCTCGCACTACTTCTGCTAATAGTACAGAACCTAATCCCCAAGCTGCTGCTATCCAATAATTTGTCATGGTCACACCGATTTTAAATTTGAGATATTACATATCATTTTGGAAGATAACTTAAAATGGGTTTTCTGGCTAGGGTGTTAATTGGCTTAAGCGTTTTAATATTTGCAAAACGCTGTACAATTCATTAGGTTGATTGCGAATTACGAATTCGTCAGATGTCGCGTACTGCGGAATTTCTCCTCTGAGTAACTTGACAAAAGTGAAGTTAGCACCCGTAGTGATTAAGCCAAAAGTAGGAGTTTCTGGATTGGGGTCGGCTAGCATATAAGCCAAGAGTTGTGCTAGTCCTTCATCAACTGAGAATGAAAGTTGTTTGGATTCTATGACTGTCACCCAAAAGTTTTTTTTCAAGATTAATATATCTATTCTACCTTCGATGATTCTTCCTTCATCTTCCTCCTGAATTTGAATTGATTTTTCTGCTCTGATGTGAAAAGGAGACACAAAAAAACCAGCAATAAACAAAATGGGGCTGACTATAGTTAGTTTAACTACAGTTTCTCGTAAAGGGGGATAGTCCAGTAAGTTAAAATATCCCTCTTGGACTCGATCTAGCTGTTGTTTTTCTATGTCAGTTATTTCTGGTAAGTTTTCTTGCCATTCTCGAAAAAATTCTGGATTGCGAACTCGCTGAAGTCCAAACTTATCGATCAAATCGCGGATGTTAATATCTTTTGCTTGGAGTTTTTGAATCATAGTCTCTCTCTTCTGCTAATAACTTATTGGAGTTATCATCCATTATAGCTAATAAATGTACTTTCACTAGAGCTTCAATTTCCACAGCCGTGCAGATTCCAATACTGGCTCTAGCTTACCTTGTTTTTGCTCAATAGCTAAGCGAAGTTTTTCCGAAGGCCGGAATACAAAGAAATCGGCATAAGCTTTAAGCAAATCAAAGTTAGGCGAATCACTTAACAGCAGTAGTTGTACATCTTGATCGAGTAAATAGCTCAAGGATATCAAATCGCCCATGTTAGTGAAATCATCGCCGCTATCAGTAATGACAAATTGGGACTTAGGAGAGACTGCATTAAGCGCATTTTTATTGACAACTCTGGCAATTTCTGCATTATAATAGCTTAAATCTTTGTTCCACCAAGTATCAGAAAAAGCGCTAACTGTACAAGAGACTATACTAGCCGTGAACACGGCAGCCAAAACAACTCGCCAGAGTCGTTGTGAAGTTTGAATTTTAGTTGCCAATAAGTAAGCAACTGCTAGCTGGATTCCCGGAAAACAGGATACTAGGTAGCGGCTGACAGCAGACCGCTTGCCACCTAATATTATATCTGGCAGGGCAAGTATAAGAAAAGGGGCAAAAACTGAGGTGAGAATAAATAGGTTAGTTGAACGGTTAGTGTAACGGTATATTTGGTAAATCGCCCCAAGAATTAGGAGGAGAAATGGCAGCCTTAGTAGATAAGTCCAGACACTATCAAAGCCAAAGTCTAGGTCTACAAATATGGCTGTAAAACTGAGGAGCCAAAGTTTTATAAGATAAAGGAAGCCTGGGGATACTTGAGTCCAACCCGTTGTATCTGATGCGCGTTGAAAATTAGTTATGAGTACGAATAACCAAGGGATATAAAGAATAATTGCGGCTATTACTGCTAATGAAAATTGATAAATATAAGAGTTTTTACTTAAATTGAATACACCCCTTCCTAATCCTCCCCTTGGTAAGGGGATGGTTCCTGATAGACCAGGTGAGGTTTCATAATCAATCGAGCTGAAATCTCTTGTATTTAAATCGCCTTGGCTTGGGAAATTATTAATAAATAATCGACGACAAATAAGGAACGATCCTTGTCCTATTAGTGTGAGAGCAAAGAAAGGATGGGTATATAAACCGAGGGAGATCGAGAGTGCATAAAAGCCCCAATTTTTCCAACTCTGTAAGCGCATTACTCTTAGAAGCAACCAACTACTACCAATAACTGTTACTGTCAGCAAGCTGTACTGTCTTGCCGTCTGAGCATATAAGATATCAAAAGGAGATAAAGCTATAAAAGCTGTTGCCAATAACGCCACCAAATGTGAGGAAAAAAGTTCCCAAGCCAAGGCGTACATTAGGGGAAATGCTAGTAAACTTAATAATGCTGCTAAGGTGCGAGATGCTGTTAAAGAACTGCCAAAATGTTGCATCCAGAAACGAGCTAGGAGAAAGTATAATGGGGGATGTTGCGGATCTTCAGTTACCAATGAGTGAATTGTATCGGTGGCTGTAGTTTCTGGTTTCAATCTTTGATATTTTTGCAATTCAGAGGCGGCGATAATGCGATTTTGAAATAAGCTATTATCAATTTCTTGACGGGTGAATCCAGCCGCTCGCATTGATGTATAAACTTCATCATGCCAGTATAATTTATGGTCGATTTTAAAGAAGCGAAATCCTATACCTAAAAGGATGATGATTACTAATAAAATAATTGCTAACTGAAGATTAATTTTGCTAATAGATCGATCGGATGTAGATGCCATGCTTAAATCTAGTAGTCGGTGAGTAGATGATATTGTAACAGCGATAGCTGGTCTCGGAATGATATAATTCAAACCTCAAACAAAATTGCGTTGAAAAGTTCTACAAGTTTCAAATCAGAAAATACTGGCAATTTTCATCTGCTGACTAGAAAATTCAGGATATAAATGTTTCAATCGGCACAGATGTTTTACAATCAAGAGGACTTACGCACCCAACCAAAGAAACCGGGTTTTTTGACGAAAATACTTAGTTTTTACTCACAGATTCTCTCAAAAACCCGGTTTCTGGGATTCTATGCGTAAGTCCTATATCAGTATCAATTTAGATCGAGCACATCAAAAAGTTGACTAGCAACTTTTTGATTTCTTGAAATTGTGCTGTTAATTCCCTAGCATTTGCAACTTGTATAAACTCGCATACAGTCCATCTTGCTCTAACAATTCATCATGGTTTCCAGACTCTACTAATTGTCCTCGCTTCAGGACTAAAATTCTGTCAACATTGCGAATTGTTGATAGCCTGTGAGCAATAATGATAGCTGTCCTACCGACAAGCATCCGATCTAATGCCTCCTGAATTAAAGCTTCTGTCCCGACATCTAAGCTAGCTGTTGCTTCATCTAGTACCAAAATTTCAGGGTCGCGAATTGCCGCACGCGCGAAAGCTAATAACTGCTTTTGTCCGCCGGAAAGATTAGTTCCGCGCTCCCGCAATTGAGTGTTATAACCTTGAGGTAACTGTTCAATTAAACTAGCTACATTCGTCTTTTCTGCTGCTGCTTGGATTTCCTCAATTGAGTAAGTTTCACCAAGGCTAATATTGCTTTTGACATCGCCAGCAAAGAGAAAACCGTCTTGCAAAATCACGCCTATGTGCCGCCTTAGTTCTGCTTGAGGTAACTCTCGAATATCTATACCATCAACAAGAATACGGCCGCTAGTGGGTTCGTAAAGACGACAGAGGAGGCGGATAATCGAACTTTTACCAGCGCCAGTCGGGCCAACTAAAGCTACTTTTTCACCGGGACGAATGGTAAAATCTAAATCTTTGAGTACGTATTCATCTTGTTTGTAAGCAAACCAGACGCGATCGAAACTAATTTCACCACTTTTAGAATTAGTAATTGATAATTGCTGATTATCTTTTTCTTTCCTGACGGGATCGCGAATCTCTACAGGTTCATTAAGAATGTCATTGATGCGTTCAACTGCGGTAAATCCTGCTTGTAGGGAGGTGAACTTTTCTGCAAATTGCCGTAAGGGATCGAAGAGGCGCTGAGCAAACAGAATAAAGGCAGAAAGTGTGCCAAAATAAAGATTACCTTCTAAAACACTTTGACCGCCCATCCACAAAACGGCTGCGATCGCGACTAATGCAATCCACTCTAATGTAGCAGATACAGCCGAATCGTAAAAGATGGTTTTATCAACTGCATCGATATAGCGACGGTTGGTAGTGCGAAATAATTCGGAGTTGAACTGTTCGCGGCGAAATAATTGGACTACGCCAATACCACTTAGGTTTTCTTGGAGTTGTGAGTTAAGACCTGAAAGTTCTTCCCTAGCTTTATAGTTTTCTTCGCGATATCGCTGCTGAAAATAAATAATCAGTGCGGTGACTGGTATCATCATCAGCACGAGCATTAAAGCTAGTTGCCACTGTAAGGTAAACATGGCGATGGCAATCACTACAATTGAAAATAAATCGCTGACAATTCCAATTGCACCTGTTGAAAATACATCTCCCAAAGCTTCTACATCGCTGGTGAGGCGGGTAATTAATTTACCTACAGGAGTGCGGTCAAAAAATCGCACTGCTAAAGAAAGTACGTGGTCAAATAAATCATTGCGAATATCTGTGGTGATTTGCTGACCTAATTTAGTGACTAGGTAGCCTTGAAGTGATTGCAAACCTA contains:
- a CDS encoding glycosyltransferase family 39 protein, with translation MASTSDRSISKINLQLAIILLVIIILLGIGFRFFKIDHKLYWHDEVYTSMRAAGFTRQEIDNSLFQNRIIAASELQKYQRLKPETTATDTIHSLVTEDPQHPPLYFLLARFWMQHFGSSLTASRTLAALLSLLAFPLMYALAWELFSSHLVALLATAFIALSPFDILYAQTARQYSLLTVTVIGSSWLLLRVMRLQSWKNWGFYALSISLGLYTHPFFALTLIGQGSFLICRRLFINNFPSQGDLNTRDFSSIDYETSPGLSGTIPLPRGGLGRGVFNLSKNSYIYQFSLAVIAAIILYIPWLFVLITNFQRASDTTGWTQVSPGFLYLIKLWLLSFTAIFVDLDFGFDSVWTYLLRLPFLLLILGAIYQIYRYTNRSTNLFILTSVFAPFLILALPDIILGGKRSAVSRYLVSCFPGIQLAVAYLLATKIQTSQRLWRVVLAAVFTASIVSCTVSAFSDTWWNKDLSYYNAEIARVVNKNALNAVSPKSQFVITDSGDDFTNMGDLISLSYLLDQDVQLLLLSDSPNFDLLKAYADFFVFRPSEKLRLAIEQKQGKLEPVLESARLWKLKL
- a CDS encoding alpha/beta fold hydrolase, with amino-acid sequence MATIDILGVRHSYCLTAPTGSPHVLVFLHGWLLSRHYWQPLIDLLASDYQCLCYDLRGFGESEPSRGFEAPANLSYSPAAYAEDLAVLLEKLDISSAWLVGHSLGGAIALWAADLSPQQVKGVVCVNSGGGIYLKEEFERFRSVGQQLVRWRPLWLSYLPLMDLMFARMSVVNAIARFWGRQRLIDFAAAHPQAALGALLDSTTEAEVHLLPQIVARLKQPVYFITGDRDPIMEPKYVLHLASFHWLFAGCGENVMQIPDCGHLAMVEYPQVVATYLQRILSEDN
- a CDS encoding gamma-glutamylcyclotransferase family protein, encoding MKVFVYGTLKPGECNYLRYCEGKVVAAEGAIAIGQLFALSLGYPAMTAGVGTVYGFVLTFTDSSILEELDRLEDYDRLRPPEKNEYQRQEIEVFDRDRQSLGMAWAYLMWRDRIHSLGGIPLPDGCWYSSLP
- a CDS encoding VOC family protein — its product is MVLAVSVIASALPPLHLSSFLPSLPLDSLFSTQGIMVMLLAAYAVAMWMFLTSAPKVHTIMVSDLAHARQFYEGILDLPVAEVPLHYYYNYEQTLGSTGIDPLYLSPNVGRAATASASGNPDGLWYQLMKNTQLHIISGAGLGQKNRQRHVCFDRDCLEQVLMRVQMQGIKYKIRREKPLNFLVKDLDGRVIEMAEVDN
- a CDS encoding ABC transporter ATP-binding protein, producing the protein MTSLSPLKDTSKKHSPRETDWRLFQRLIPYALRSKRLLAVSIFLLVPLSVSGAIQPIVIGQAISLIRSEPTYKFLQGMPLSQGLNFLGVLLLLTIALRLGLQSLQGYLVTKLGQQITTDIRNDLFDHVLSLAVRFFDRTPVGKLITRLTSDVEALGDVFSTGAIGIVSDLFSIVVIAIAMFTLQWQLALMLVLMMIPVTALIIYFQQRYREENYKAREELSGLNSQLQENLSGIGVVQLFRREQFNSELFRTTNRRYIDAVDKTIFYDSAVSATLEWIALVAIAAVLWMGGQSVLEGNLYFGTLSAFILFAQRLFDPLRQFAEKFTSLQAGFTAVERINDILNEPVEIRDPVRKEKDNQQLSITNSKSGEISFDRVWFAYKQDEYVLKDLDFTIRPGEKVALVGPTGAGKSSIIRLLCRLYEPTSGRILVDGIDIRELPQAELRRHIGVILQDGFLFAGDVKSNISLGETYSIEEIQAAAEKTNVASLIEQLPQGYNTQLRERGTNLSGGQKQLLAFARAAIRDPEILVLDEATASLDVGTEALIQEALDRMLVGRTAIIIAHRLSTIRNVDRILVLKRGQLVESGNHDELLEQDGLYASLYKLQMLGN
- a CDS encoding DNA phosphorothioation-associated putative methyltransferase codes for the protein MDSQSLIPNLLQISNLCQNSQIGKKLPTALYVHISALKALDPQLKLYESCASSKIDCTDKTTLIKFHTNKPKISYLFYPDFDLDPHPTLHTSIQVDLETGEINYKDYTKIDNPPILHRKETFVTPDYPHYQKFAELTKSEEALGLLKNTSTIGTRQGWLDLLEKQGVEIQLDHSVVEFDRGEDEDNYQFPLPKIERHKAAMSRHSLSKPVRLSLEANLFTEGSTFFDYGCGYGGDVKRIAEKNFAAVGWDPYYQPDTSHISADIVNLGYVINVIEDLGERREALLNAWTLTKKILIVAAQVLIDDRNKCQIAYGDGVITSRNTFQKYYEQEELKVYIDQVLNVDSIPVALGIYFVFRDESEAQNFRASRFRSRVSTPRICVQVKRFEDYEEVLAPLMAFVSDRGRLPVKGELSEESIIKEEFKNFHRAFQVILQATDGEEWEVIADKRRQDLLVYIALSNLGDRPQFRKFPTQIKNDIKGLFDNYQKACVLADLMLYSLGSSTIISDICQDSAIGYKVSKSLSVHISALEELDPLLRLYEGCANRTIGRLDGATVIKFHTNTPKISYLFYPEFDTDPHPALDTAMHIDLRDLSVSYEEYFSSRNPPILHRKETFVTPNYPLYDKFAQLSRQEEYLGILDDISGIKTRRNWVKFLQEYGVKIKDHSVFWRSDADPERVKFLKEKIRERLKKSKTVNS
- a CDS encoding bifunctional sterol desaturase/short chain dehydrogenase, translating into MTNYWIAAAWGLGSVLLAEVVRDLYHFLAHIYPPLYRLHVWHHRVFRPNLTPVNDRIYQQAHWRNDVPEALVMLFSCLLLWGVAYIATPNFHPWALVGCTYTLGFLLSAIARGWGLKGAGELTDLTHQPGDFLTPPSSWLVNRPYHWRHHFDNQNAYYCGTITLLDKLMGTALSLKGKTIAVTGASGTLGRELLTQLHKAGAKVIALTSGTQTLSLNLDGEELPVNTINWQISQESDLGELLEKVDILVINHGINVHGDRTKDAIANSYEINTFSAVRLIELFLTTVRTNEDMARKEIWVNTSEAEVIPAVSPLYELSKRALGDLVTLRRLDAPCVIRKLILGPFKSNLNPIGIMSANWVAKQIVKKAQSDHRNIIVTINPLTLLIFPLKEFCVSLYFQIFSRKNSLQERNRSI
- a CDS encoding rhomboid family intramembrane serine protease, with protein sequence MSNPKVKGIASELQTQAAILGGFVALMWIIEIVDWFLLGGRLNAYGVRPWSMVGLRGILFMPFLHANFAHLAANTLPFITFGWLIMLQETSDFFLVSAVTMLVSGLGVWLTGAPYSVHIGASGLIFGYFGFLLLRGFFERSFMSIALSLFVGFLYGGLIWGVLPSQPGVSWQGHLFGFVGGVLAAQLLGRRKLSNRQGG